The Thunnus maccoyii chromosome 12, fThuMac1.1, whole genome shotgun sequence genomic interval gcaTAATTATCTTTTACACTCCATCACCATTTAGATGATTAAACAGCTTAATTATTGTCttaaaaagcaagaaaatggGCACAAATATTCTCATTGTAGCAGCCATACTATTAAAGGCACTTTAATGTGTGGTGGCTGGTCAGCATCAGCTGTTCCACCCTAAACAATGTCATTATTGTGATAAAGCAGAATGAAAGCAAAAGCAATGCTAAAAGATTTCCTTGGCAAACTTCCTTGATTGCCTTCCAGAAGGATGCGCTAACTTCCCCATAAAACCTCTTGATACTTAATGATAAGATATTACAATCACCCTCAGCTTTTCTGTCCTTGTAGATGGTGCTGTGAAGAACAAAGACATCCGTTTGAACATCACTTTACACttattaatttgaatttatATGCTCAGGCCAAAAACTGTCTTCAGTAATCACCTtgttgtggggttttttgttgtcAATTCTCTCCATCAGTTCTATCACCCATGTATCCTTTGGGTTTGCGCAAATCATACGGCCCCTCCTCATGGTGAAGCTAAAGAATAAGTGATGCaaacaaatattaattttcaatagcaataatagaaaatgtttttaaatagaaaCATTAAGACTTCGGAAAggcttttattgtcttttattgcatgtgtacttacattattgCAGGGATGTTGCAACCTCcatctgttttctgttctctgtaTTTCACTGCATGTTTCTGAGTGCCTTTGCTCAATCTTCTCACATACTTTAGACAACAGTCATCATAGGAAACTGAAGGATCAGAAATCcagtacagtacagtcagaCATATATGTTCCAGTGCCACCACAGTATGTATGATATAATTTATACAGTATTCAAAGTTAATTGCCTAATAAAAGGCAATTTATGCAATCAGGGTATGCTGAAGTTCTTAAAGGCCATATCCTCCCAAGCAGGTACTTAGGCAATAAAGAAGCCTCATAGACCCTCACTTTATCTTTGCTGTGTGTTCACAGCTATGTATTACATGCCGCCTATGTGACACTAATGCCAGATACAGTGCTTTACTATGTCTTACCTTGTGCCAATGCAAGACAGAGACCGGATAGGATCAGCAAAAAGAACAACGTGTTGAACCTCATGGTGCAGTAGGtatagttgcagctctgaaaaaaaaagatggatgcAAAAAATAAGAAAGTTTACCTGCAATCAACCTTATCGCGATGTGATTATTGTGCTTCAGTTCCTCCCACGCCTTCCCTATTCACACATGAAAGTCTGAACTTTGAACAAATATTTTATGGTGACTTCATTTGTTATCTATATGCATTCTTGAATGAATCTCAGTCTCTTTTACATTGCGGACCATTTTTGCACTTGTTGAATCAAGCTATCATGGttctaaaacattaaaacacttgTTTGTTGATGTTCACAGATGTTTGCTGTATTTCTGCTTTCTTGGTCTTTTGGTAAAGAACCAAAATTAATTTCATTGAGTAACGGGGGATTATATTATCCTCACAGTTCATAACGCCCTCGTTAAGTCTCCTTTATATTGCTGATAATAGTGACAGCCTACAGTCTCTGcattgtgttgtgatgatgataatggcAGACTAATGGCTGACAGTTAGTAGACGACTCCAAcgaagacacacagacagctaTGATGTCGATTCAATGATAACTGGTTCTTGCTTACAAGCACTTCGGGATctgggggatacaagcccggtctcagtaaaactatttaatataaaaaaaatcataatcaaaggaaacttacaatactaataaatgatttctgtgaCAAAGCTTAATAAccgttaaataacaaattacagggcCAACGGTCTAACCTTGACCAGGATCAAAGACTTACtatattacaaattacataaaagacACTATTCATACAGATGAATCAGTTCACATAGATAATCACGCTGAATGTCAATATAGTTATAATTAGTAATGAAGTCTCTCTCAGATCagctatacattattatttacaggtttccatttaacagtcacacactcacctgggggatacaagcccggtctgACTTGTTCCCCCGGTGATGGGCTATATAGCTGCATCGTTACCTTGGATACTGTGTAGCctaatattaaatatgaaatataagataacagcataaaaatatgaaaataatacaaatatgtacaccttgcaactattaaataaaggtaaaattactgacaaaattaaaATCTATATTACAAGACTTTTTATTAGACATAGTGACCATTTAAAGCTCAAATGATGTATTTAATGCTTGTATACAATTGCTGTTTGCTGatgcaaataaacaataatttaaaaaaatcaaaatgttcaCTGAGTCCTTGCTCTATACTTGAAAAATCTGTATGAGTTAAAGCATATAATTGTAACCTTAACATCATAAAAATGACCCTTTTGGCTAAAACAGGCACATTTATATGGATGCCATACATGTGCATAAAATTAATGTGATTTAATGTGTCCTGTCATTgataaaggaaaataaaagaaagtgttACCAGTTAAATAAATCTTGTTCTGATGGAATATCATGGCCATTACAAAGCAGCATTTATGtctttaaaagacaaattattGAGGAAACCTCAAGTAAAAACAGAGTACTGTGTCATTACAAGTTACTCACCTCTGCTCCAGACGTATAGTGAAGCTCTCTTCTTGTGTCTGTCAACCTTTGCAGGCGAGGCGCTCTTATAAAGCAAGGTCTGCAATGGCTGCAATTAATTATGCAACAGAGTCATTGCCATAAAAGTTTCAAAGAAATGCTACATTGGTCAGATAAAGGTCAACCTCTTTATATAACAACTCCCCCCCCCAGTAATATATTTGAAGCACCACAGCTGTTTCAGCTTGAGATCCCTCAAGTGTCTCCCAGCTtgatctcatggtcttctcaaataattttgctttcaGTTTGACATGCTTGTATTGTTGTTTTCcggttgacattgtgggtgtaaGTGACATGCttttgtgtgtagctttgtattttgtcattgtgttctgtgtgttttttgctttgtactgtttgttgttgtgctgttgtatgttttgattgtgggggactacagatgtaaattagctttgcgctaactctggtgcagtgcgtcatttatgttaaaatctgtacactgtcccgataaataaacacaatacaatTTTTAATGCGATTACTTCTTAAGTTTAGGGAATAAGATATGGATAGTCCATATCAGAACAGACCAGACTTCCCCAGCATCTCTGTGGCTCTCAAACCtttgttcctactgaagatatttttaaaaatgggtccaaaatatatactttcatatttaagaaaaactaaattacttcctaaaacagctgagcactgtagtttttagctaTACACCACTTATATACAGTAATACTTACTCTGAAACAATAATCTAAACATAAAAGGATCACTCTGATATAGGATTGTAAGGATCAAAATATAGAAGGACATAAATCATTCACAATCATTCACAAGTATGATAGTTGATGCATTTAGCTCCAAGCACCACTGTACAgtttcacagagctgctatcaAGGCTGTAGcctcttagtcttgtttaaaGCTTCCTGTCACATTtgatagcttttttttcttcgtGTCCTAATCTGTACTCAAACACCCTTGTAATTCATCATTTGTCTCAGTGTAAAGCGATTTTTCCACATATTGTTTTCCGGTTTCATACTTTCCTTTCATGGTTTTCCCCTTTGATAAAAGAAAGGTTAAGTTTCTGCTCACAATGCCAATCAGCCATTTCTTTTTGCCCCGGCATGCAAAGTGAAGAGCGCAGCACATTTGCCAGCATTGCTGTGATataaacaagaagaaacaaagcCTCAGCACTGCAATCTTCTTCAAGTTGCAACCCAATTCTTTGACCTCAAAGGTGGTGCATCTTTACTAGTCATACAGACTGTTTCTTTCAggatttttgcctttatttgacagacagTGTAGACAGGAAACTAGTCTACACCGTCTGTCAGAGGGGTATGACACATGGCACAAGTCCCCCAGCCAGGAGTCAAGCCGTGACCGTTATGGTTGTGTGGTATGCACCTTAGCCATTAGCCCACCAGGGCGCCCTGATACTCAATGCAATTTTGGATGTCCATCAATAATGTATATGCCATTAATGTAAAggtaattattatatatttgtcaGGTTATCTATCACCATTGCCTTGGGGCTAAGTTGGCAGCCTATTCAAACACATACTTCAACTGCGTACACAGAAGACTCTGGTTTTAAATGTTGATTGCCTTATactttaacacttttttgtCAATAATCACATAACTCTTACCTTTTCGTCACATGTACATTAGCTCAGAGGACATGTTCCTTTAATTAGCAGACATCAGATAATTAGGTCATCAGATAGCAGTGCCCCTATTGTTTGATAACGTTGCTATTGAGGCATATTTTAACACAGGGTTTGCGGTGCAGTGCCTCTGCCAGGCACCAATTTGTGGAAGTCATCAATCTCCAAAGACAACACTGTCAAACACACTGCGTTCCTCACAGTAAGATTTCATCAGCTGCATGTCTCAGCAGTTCCTGTGAATACCGGtgaaaatgagacattaaagtACATAGATCATTGAGTAAATCCAGCACCATATCAGATCAGATACTGTTGGTTGTAAATCAGCATATCGCATCGGACTCACTGGTGTTTTATATATGTCCGCTCTCTCCCTGAAGGTATTTCAATCTGCATTTTAAAGCGGAACATTTGAATCTTGTGATTTTGCTGATTTAGTTACATATAATTAGCTTTGCATTCTGTGTAATGGAAATTAACTGCAGACAAAATCCTGGAGGCTGTAAAATTTACAGTTACATTGTATGACAGGAAACATACAGAAGCCGACAACGACCATGCTCGCAATTTTTTATAGTGCCGTTATCTCATGGTAATGTGATCATCAACCCATCATCACGGGTAGACAAAAGGTCATTTACTCTTATGACTCATAATGTGAGTCATACAAGTAAGATCAGGAGTGCCGTATCAGTATGTATAGATGCCATCTTGACAACTGTAGCAGTTGATTTaagctgaaaatgtcagatcaaGGAGTACCCATTATTATTAACAGCACCTTCATTTAAGTCCAGATGAAACGGCATTTCGGGGATATCTAACTTCCGTATCATGACATATTTCCGAGTGAAACAGGATAGACAGGCGGGACATAACATTAGGAGGACTTTGATTTGAACGTTGAAAAGTGGGCTCCGTGCTGCTAAAAGttgatggatgggtggatgtcatgatatcATTGTTTGAaattggttggttcaagcctacgtaagcacacgtcatattttgttttacaggaagaaaacatgattggattttaatataacaatacaaagaaattgatttttttgtactttttttgtcatatattaaattaaatagttGCACAATACAACCAGGGACgtgatctaaaagggttaaaaaggcatttttcatttcatctcgaCTTTAAGACATCTGTGTCGTGGCCAAATGGCAAGTTGACTCCTGCTCATAATATGATGGGATGTTTCATGTAGGAGAGGTACCAAACAATACCTTtcaagcatttttattttattagacttaatgagagaaacaaaagtggggtggagagagggaaaaagagctAACATGTGACAGATTTGAACCCATGTCCTTGAGAGGCAGGAATGAAGAAATGAGAATGAGCTCCACCCGTGATAAATGTCATAATAAATTATCTCTCGTTATCTTGAGAAATCggccttttgttttcttgagataacaagataatttaacttgtGAACTTCAGATAAGggcattaaaaaataactgcacgcccattttcatctttaatacaaaaggataaaacaagaatatagcaataaataaattaaatattcattgacacattttctttatCAGCTTATTCTGTTTAAGGTCATGGGAAAGTGATAGAGATTGTGCATTTGCCAAGAAGCagggaaacaaaagaaagcaacACAAAATTTCAATACAACAGCATGAAAATGTATGATTGTATAGataaaaggcataaaaatatcatcttaaaagggaaataatgtGCGAAACTATGGcatgaaacatgtgaaaagcaAGCCAAATTTATGCTAAATGTTTAGTAAATCCGTATACATGAATATGTGGAAGCATTACGGTAAATAGTGAATGTGTCACTGCAGCAATTCACTGTTAATGACTGTCTAGATATCAAGAGTTctgatttgatttctttttattgcACTCCAATAAAATCGGCACAAGTGAGTAGTTACACACCTGTTGTATTTAAGGTGTAGTACCAATCAAAACTCCAAATTGTTTAATGAGATTATCAGGCGATGAGAAAGAATGAAAGTAGTCTAGTAATAAGGAAACTCGAGACCAGATTGTGCAGACAATATAGGGCAACAcattctcactcccaactcgtcacatatcgaaacttggtcaggaccccgtggcgtcactttttaacacacAGGGTACCCCTTTAGCGTTGTTTTTCAATGCGCACTATCAAGgtagtcactgttaaaaaataattacattttatggtgtgacaatgtggtggttaaggtctggttaggtttaggcacaacaaccacttggttagggttagggaaagatcacggtttgagttaaaataaaaaataaaataaaaatgttaaggTGGCCTCGAACCGTGCTGACtctgtgctgatttccaactttctgccaacaacagTACATCCATCCACCGACCCCTCCACCTCATAATAAGAAAGCAAGTCAGCTTATAAAGATGTCATGTGTAGTACGTCACTTCAGAAATcttgatatgatacgtattgttgaaatgttaatatgctccgTATTACAGGTGTAtagaaacgtacaatgccaacattttattctggcgacgAGGCtaaaatttgtcaccttatatagatgtcatcgGTCTCATGGCGTCTATTTCAGACGATGTGGGAGCTCAACAGAAGTCTATCGGACTACCCTGCACGTTAAAAAATGACGttaaaggggtacccagtgcgttAAGTGAGAGCTGTATAGGGAGCTCAGCCTGAAGATAAATATTTAGACTGTTATTGCTGTATGCTTCACATCTCTGAACTGTGCCCCATGCCATACAATTTTCAGGAATTTTCGAACTCTCCTCATAATTTTTTAAGGGGGTGTcgctcattcttttttttttttttttttttttttacataatctAACATGTTTAAGAGGAGACTGCTTAAAAAGTGTTGACACATAGAATAAACTATCAAAGAATggataaaaacatttatgtgtACATAATCTTATCCTGTTAAATGACACAGAGCCGGAGGTGATTAACAGATTTATTGTAATAATATTTTGTGGGAATGCATATTACAAA includes:
- the ccl25a gene encoding C-C motif chemokine 25: MRFNTLFFLLILSGLCLALAQVSYDDCCLKYVRRLSKGTQKHAVKYREQKTDGGCNIPAIIFTMRRGRMICANPKDTWVIELMERIDNKKPHNKHHLQGQKS